Proteins encoded together in one Miscanthus floridulus cultivar M001 chromosome 16, ASM1932011v1, whole genome shotgun sequence window:
- the LOC136512731 gene encoding WAT1-related protein At5g64700-like, which produces MDATSKKAYGVAIIIQLIYTGMYVVSKAAFNHGMSTYVFIFYRQAAATALLLPLAIVLERRNAPPMSFRLFLKLFFYALLGNTLSMNLYNISLKYTSATVASATSNSVPVVTFFLAVLLRLEVVRLRSPSGMAKAAGVALCLAGVLTIALYTGPSMSPVNHHRAFAAHHPHPQAHADGGGKGTWMKGTFLMLLSNTTWSLWIVLQASLLKEYPNKLLSTLVQCGLSTAQSFLLAVAVERDPAAWKLQLDVGLLAVAYSGLVVTGVSFYLQAWCIEKRGPVFLAMSNPLGLLLTIFCSSFFLGEIVHLGSLLGSGLLVGGLYSVLWGKSKDHLHQKQSQEQAPKTLNTTSNDDDEEKQQPAAAVQNTGAGDEKQLKDLFAMEASPLRHQSG; this is translated from the exons ATGGATGCCACCAGCAAGAAAGCCTATGGGGTTGCCATCATCATACAGCTCATCTACACCGGCATGTATGTTGTCTCCAAGGCGGCATTCAACCATGGCATGAGCACCTACGTGTTCATCTTTTACCGCCAGGCGGCGGCCACTGCTCTATTGCTTCCCCTAGCCATTGTTCTTGAAAG GAGGAATGCACCACCCATGTCGTTCAGGTTGTTTCTGAAGCTGTTCTTCTATGCATTGCTTGG CAACACATTGAGCATGAATCTGTACAACATAAGCCTCAAGTACACCTCTGCAACCGTAGCATCAGCAACGAGCAACTCTGTCCCTGTGGTCACCTTCTTCCTGGCAGTCCTGTTAAG GCTGGAAGTGGTTCGGCTGAGAAGCCCGTCAGGCATGGCGAAGGCGGCGGGGGTGGCGCTGTGCCTGGCCGgggtcctgaccatcgccctgtACACGGGTCCCTCGATGAGTCCGGTGAACCACCACCGCGCCTTCGCCGCGCACCATCCTCATCCTCAAGCTCATGCTGATGGCGGCGGCAAGGGGACATGGATGAAGGGCACGTTCCTGATGCTGCTGTCCAACACGACGTGGTCCCTCTGGATCGTCCTGCAGGCGTCGCTGCTCAAGGAGTACCCCAACAAGCTGCTGTCCACGCTGGTACAGTGCGGCCTCAGCACCGCCCAGTCCttcctcctcgccgtcgccgtcgagcGGGACCCCGCCGCCTGGAAGCTGCAGCTCGACGTCGGCCTCCTCGCCGTCGCCTACTCC GGTCTTGTGGTGACGGGCGTGTCGTTCTACCTGCAGGCGTGGTGCATTGAGAAGCGTGGGCCTGTGTTCCTGGCCATGTCCAACCCGCTGGGCCTCCTGCTCACCATCTTCTGCTCATCCTTCTTCCTCGGCGAGATCGTGCACCTGGGCAGCCTCCTCGGCAGCGGCCTCCTCGTCGGAGGCCTCTACAGCGTCCTCTGGGGCAAGAGCAAGGACCACCTCCACCAGAAGCAGAGTCAGGAGCAGGCACCGAAAACTCTCAACACCACCAGCAACGACGACGATGAGGAGAAGcagcagccggcggcggcggtgcagaACACGGGCGCCGGCGACGAGAAGCAGCTCAAGGACTTGTTTGCAATGGAGGCATCACCACTGCGCCATCAGTCCGGATGA
- the LOC136514062 gene encoding WAT1-related protein At5g64700-like, which translates to MEMEAKKPYVIAIVVQLIYTGMFVVSKAAFNHGMNTYVFIFYRQAAASLLLVPIALVLERKNVRTLSPWLLLKLFFLALIGITFSLNLYNVSLKFTSATVASAATNAMPVVTFCFALLLKMEAVKLRSSSGLAKLAGVSLCLAGVFAIAFYVGPALSPVNRHRAFASSASPAPSGGRTTWIKGTFLMVLANMAWSLWIVLQGRLLKEYPNKMLVTVVQCVFSAVQSFVVAVVAERDFSRWSLRLDISLLAVLYTGFLVTGVTYYLQAWCVEMKGPVFFAVWTPLCFVFTIFSSSFFLGEIVHLGGIVGGILLVGGLYSVLWGKSKETKVATCGKVNSAMDDADEENNHHKTSREGGDNISINS; encoded by the exons ATGGAGATGGAGGCAAAGAAGCCTTACGTGATCGCCATCGTCGTCCAGCTCATCTACACCGGCATGTTCGTCGTCTCCAAGGCGGCCTTCAACCATGGCATGAACACCTACGTCTTCATCTTCTACCGCCAGGCCGCCGCATCGCTCCTCCTCGTTCCTATCGCACTTGTTCTCGAAAG GAAAAATGTGAGAACCTTGTCGccttggctgctcctgaagctctTCTTCTTAGCCTTAATCGG GATCACATTCAGCCTAAACCTGTACAACGTGAGCCTCAAGTTCACGTCGGCAACCGTGGCGTCCGCGGCGACCAACGCCATGCCAGTCGTCACCTTCTGCTTCGCGCTGCTGCTGAAGATGGAGGCGGTGAAGCTGAGGAGCTCATCAGGCCTAGCCAAGCTCGCCGGCGTGTCGCTCTGCCTCGCCGGAGTCTTCGCCATAGCCTTCTACGTCGGGCCTGCGCTGAGCCCCGTGAACCGCCACCGCGCCTTCGCCTCCTCCGCCAGTCCAGCTCCGAGCGGCGGCAGGACGACATGGATCAAGGGCACGTTCCTGATGGTGCTCGCCAACATGGCGTGGTCGCTCTGGATCGTCCTGCAGGGCAGGCTGCTCAAggagtaccccaacaagatgCTCGTCACGGTGGTGCAGTGCGTGTTCAGCGCCGTGCAGTCGttcgtcgtcgccgtcgtggCTGAGAGGGACTTCTCCAGGTGGagcctccggctcgacatcagcTTGCTCGCCGTCCTCTACACA GGGTTCTTGGTGACGGGAGTGACCTACTACCTGCAAGCATGGTGTGTGGAGATGAAAGGCCCTGTCTTCTTTGCCGTCTGGACCCCGCTCTGCTTCGTCTTCACAATATTCTCGTCGTCGTTCTTCTTGGGAGAGATTGTGCACCTCGGCGG TATTGTTGGTGGGATCTTGCTGGTTGGTGGACTTTACAGTGTGCTCTGGGGTAAGAGCAAGGAAACAAAGGTTGCAACGTGTGGCAAGGTGAATAGTGCAATGGATGATGCAGATGAGGAGAACAATCATCATAAAACCTCAAGAGAAGGTGGAGACAACATCAGCATCAATAGTTGA